In the genome of Raphanus sativus cultivar WK10039 chromosome 9, ASM80110v3, whole genome shotgun sequence, the window ttttatttattattccgGAGTGAGAGGCTAGGCCttctctatttattttccgggaTGATAGGCGTTGCCTTCCCCGGCTGATCGTTAAGATAGGCTAAGCCTTCACGATCAAAGAAACACGTGGTAGGTTTTACCTCCGTGAATAAAAGGTTAAAAATGGAAGGCTAAGCCTCCTCGGACcttgattaaaagaaaaggttaataTGGCCGACTATGTCGCCTCGAACCTttgaaaatgatcaaatatggaAGTCTAAGACTCCTGGATCATATGGTGGGCTGGACccccaattttatttatgttatttaaatttatgcaATTTAAGTTTACgcaatttaatttttgcatttactttatgcttttaatttctgcatttaaattatgcttttaattctcgtctatattatattattattctatGAATACAGTAATCATGTCGAATTTGACAAAGCTCGAAATTAATGCCCTGGATATTACGGGAAATAACTATATGACCTGGGCAGTAGGTGCAAGAATGCACCTAAGAGGTAGCGGGCTTTTGGAAACCATCGATAATACTAAAACGGTGTCGGATGAGAAAAAGGCTAAAGCCATGATATTTTTACGACACCACATACATGATGGTTTAAAAGATGAATATATTACGAAAGAGGATCCTGGGGACCTCTGGCAATCTCTTAAAGAGAGGTTTGATCACCAGAAGTATGTGATCTTACCAAAAGCCAAACACGAGTGGATCCATCTCCGGTTCCAGGACTACAAAAGTGTAAGTGAGTTTAATTCCGATATGTTCGGAATTACTTCAAGGATGATGTTATGTGGAGAGAAAATAAGCGATTATGATATGATCGAGAAAACTCTCTCCACGTTCCATCCTGAAAATGTAGTCCTGCAGCAACAGTACCGGGTGAATGGATTTAAGCGTTATTCGGAGTTGATGCAAATCCTCCTTGTAGCGGAACAAAATAATCAACTCGTGTTATTAAACCATCAGGCTCGTCCCACTGGATCTGCTCCATTCCCCGAAGTGAATGTTGCATCATCCAGTTATGATAATTGGAGAAGACGAGGACGTGGACGTGGTCGAGGTCGAAATCATGGTCGTgggagaggacgaggaagaagattcCGTCCGTATGATGAAAGAACTAAAAAGGACTCCCAAGAGAATGAAAGGGGCCGGGATGATAAAAGGCAAACAGAAAAGGTTTGCTACAGATGTGGCATGAAAGGTCATTGGGTACGTACTTGTCGTACACCAAGACACTTAGCCGATCTGTATAAAGAATCCcaaaagggaaaagagaaaagtGGAGGTGAAACGAATTTCATCTCGGATGAACCCGGGCCATCCTTTCATGATTTAAATGATGATACTCATCTCGACGTATCAGATTTTCTGGTTGAGCCAGAAAACATCGATGTGTGATATAAGATCGATGTGATATAAGTCTACTGTATTATAGTATCATTATCTTTTGTTGTAAgatatatgttatgtttcttGTTTCATGTtcaataatatatgttttataaatattttaaattcagaaagaaTGCCAGACTTTGAGACTTTGGATGGAGATATGTGCTTGGCGGATAGTGCGTCAACGCACACAATAATTAAAGATAGAAAATATTTCTCCAGTCTCAAAATGAAAGATTACGTTGGAAGCGTAAGTACAATATCTGGTAATGCAAAGATTATTATGGGCTCTGGTAGAGCGAAATTTTCAATGCCAGGGGGGACAATATTTGAGATAAGTGATGCATTGTATTCCCCCGAGTCTCATagaaatttattaagttttaaggatatccgAAAGAATGGATATCATATTGAGACTATGAGTAAAGATGGCATTGAGTTTCTTTGCATTAAGTCCGAGAGGAAACATATATTGGAAGAGTTAAGAATGTTATCCTCTCGACTATAttgtacaaaaataaacatgactGAGTCCTATGCCGTGGTAAACATGAAGTTTACTGATACATTTAAAATCTGGCATGAGAGGCTAGGACATCCTGGTTCAGTCATGATGAGAAAGATAGTGCAAAACTCGAATGGCCATCCGTTGAAATACGGAAAAGTTTTGCAAACGGGCGAGTTTACATGTAAAGCATGTTCTCAAGGAAAATTTATAACTCGGCCATCACCAGCAAAAGTAGGCAATGAATCACCAATGTTTTTAGAAAGAATACATGGTGATATATGTGGGCCGATTCACCCACCTTGCGGgccatttaaatatttcatgGTATTGATTGACGCATTTACTAGATGGTCAAGTGTGTGTCTTTTGACAACACGAAATACGGCTTTCGCAAAGTTCATTGCCCAAATAATAAAGCTGAGAACGCAGTTCTCAGAGTATGCCATTAAGAAAGTAAGgcttgataatgctggtgagtTTACATCGCAAGTCTTTGATGATTATTGTATGTCAATGGGGATTGATGTAGAGCATCCAGTTCCCCATGTGCATACACAAAATGGCATGGCTGAGTCGTTGATAAAACGGTTGCAGTTGATTGCAAGACCGTTAGTCTTGAGAACAAAGCTCCCAATTTCTATATGGGGTCATGCTATTTTGCATGCAGCTGCACTAATTCGGTTGAGACCGAGTGCATATCATAAGTACTCCCCATCACAATTGGCATCTGGGCAAGAGCCAGATGTATCCCATCTCCGTGTCTTTGGGTGTGCGGTCTATGTTCCGATAGCTCCGccacaaaaaacaaaaatgggcCCACAAAggagattgggaatatatgtggGTTATACGTCACCAAGTATAATAAGATATCTGGAACCAGTAACTGGTGATATGTTTACGGCAAGATTCGCCGATTGCCATTTTAATGAGGATGAATTTCCAGCATTAGGGGGAGGAATTAGAGAAATTCCTAAAGAGATTACTTGGTGTACACAGTCGTTGTTACACCTTGATCCCCCTACGAATCAAAGAGAGCTGGAAGTTCAGAAAATTGTGCATTTGCATAAATTGGCAAATCAGTTACCAGATGCGTTCACAGATACGAGAAGGGTGACAAAATCATATATACCCGCTGAAAATGTTCCATCAAGAGTTGTTGTTTCTGGGGAACAAACTgatggaaacaaaataaatgaacctGGGGTTCAGTTAAAGAGGGGGAGACCAGCGGgttcaaaagataaaaatccccgaaagaaaaagaaattggttGAACAAAGTGAAAAGGTTCCAGAAGAACCTGATATTGAAAAATGTCTGAAAGAAGGCATAGATGAaaaggttcaagaagaaccaaatAAAGATAAGGATCCAGATGACGAGGAGGGAACAGAAAAGTATGAGATTTCCATCAACTACGCCCTTGATCAAAAATTATTgatcagaaataaaataaaagatgtcGATGGAATGTTCTCCTTTTCTGTGTCCAAAGAAATAGATCACGAAAGTGATGACCCCGATCCAAGGTCCATTTTAGAATGTCAGAAAAGACATGATTGGGAGGAGTGGAAGAAGGCCATTCAAATTGAATTACTCTCCCTGAATAAAAGGAATGTCTTTGGACCTATCGTCACAACGCCTGAGAATATAAGTCCTGTTGGGTATAAGTGGGTATTCgcgagaaaaagaaatgaaaagaatgaagtaACACGATATAAAGCCCGATTAGTAGCCCAAGGTTTTTCTCAGAGACCGGGAGTTGATTTTGAGGAAACGTATTCCCCGGTAATGGATGCAATtacatttagatttttgatgagCCTTACGGCGTCAAAAATCTTGAAATGCATCTCATGGACGTTGTGACAGCTTATTTGTATGGATCGTtggataatgatatatatatgagactCCCTGAAGGATTGAAAATGCCAGGGGCATTGAAAGAGAAATCCAGGGAAGTATGTTCGGTCAAGTTACAGCGATCACTATACGGATTAAAGCAATCCGGACGCATGTGGTACAATCGCTTAAGTGACTATCTTTTGAGTAAAGGATATGTGAACAATGCGATATGTCCCTGCGTTTTTGTTAAGAAATCGTCATCTGGCTTTGTGATCATCGCtgtatatgtagatgacctGAACATGATTGGAACTCAAAAGGAGGTTGATGATGCTCAAACTCATATGAAAGAGGAGTTCGAAATGAAAGATCTCGGCAAGACAAAGTTTTATCTTGGGCTCCAGATAGAGCACCTACGAGAAGGAATATTTGTGCATCAATCAAACTATACGAAAAGGTTATTGAAACGCTTTCGTATGGATCAAGCAACTCCTTTGAGTACTCCAATGGTTGGTAGATCTCTCAATGTTGAGAGTGATCCTTTTAGACCCTGCGAAGATAGCGAGAAGATATTAGGTCCTGAAGTACCTTATATGAGTGCTATCGGTGGGCTTTTATACTTAGCAAACTGTACCAGGCCTGATATTGCTTTTGCAACTAACCTCCTAGCAAGATATAGCTCTGCTCCTACTCACAGGCATTGGAACGGAATAAAGCATTTATTCCGTTATTTACAAGGTACAGTTGATTTAGGGTTAATGTATATTAGAAAACCCGAGTTTGgtatggttggttttgcagatgcaggaTACTTATCAGATCCTCATAAAGCTCGATCGCAAACCGGCTACGTTTTTACAATTGGTGGAACCGCGATCTCATGGCGGTCCCAAAAACAAACTCTGGTTGCAACATCTTCGAATCATGCAGAGACTATTGCGCTTCACGAAGCATGTCGAGAATGTGTGTGGCTAAGATCAATGAGTCACCACATACAAGATTCAAGCGGAATAATTAACAAGAAAGAGCCGACgaaagtttttgaagataacTCGGCTTGCGTCGCTCAACTCAAAGAAGGCTATATTAAGAGCGACAGAACGAAGCACATCCCTCCAAGATTTTTCTCGTACATTCGGGAGctcgagaaaaataaagaagtggaCATCGAATATGTACGGTCATGCGACAATCCGGCTGACTTGTTCACCAAGTCTCTTCCGACTACAACATTCCGGAAACACGTCGACGGTATCGGGATGCGGCGTTTGCGTGACTTATGAAGAAAAAGCTATGTCCATTACTTTCAGGGAGAGATTACGtcagtgtactctttttcccttgtcatggtttttatcccattgggtttttccatgattaggtttttaacgaggcactACGTGATAAAAATTGGataatcaagggggagtgttaaatATTGATGATTATCCAATGGACACATGTCCTGTTTTTATATCAGCTTCATCATCAATACATGTCTTGTATTTGTAAAATGAGAGATGACTAAGCTGTATTTTcattcctataaataggagtgtCTCACGttcattttataattaagtTGAACGTTTACAAACACTCATTACTCTCTCCCTCGTGTTTTCCACAAACACACAtacacataataa includes:
- the LOC130499557 gene encoding uncharacterized protein LOC130499557, which translates into the protein MSNLTKLEINALDITGNNYMTWAVGARMHLRGSGLLETIDNTKTVSDEKKAKAMIFLRHHIHDGLKDEYITKEDPGDLWQSLKERFDHQKYVILPKAKHEWIHLRFQDYKSVSEFNSDMFGITSRMMLCGEKISDYDMIEKTLSTFHPENVVLQQQYRVNGFKRYSELMQILLVAEQNNQLVLLNHQARPTGSAPFPEVNVASSSYDNWRRRGRGRGRGRNHGRGRGRGRRFRPYDERTKKDSQENERGRDDKRQTEKVCYRCGMKGHWVRTCRTPRHLADLYKESQKGKEKSGGETNFISDEPGPSFHDLNDDTHLDVSDFLVEPENIDV